The Salvia miltiorrhiza cultivar Shanhuang (shh) chromosome 1, IMPLAD_Smil_shh, whole genome shotgun sequence genome has a window encoding:
- the LOC130998626 gene encoding adenine phosphoribosyltransferase 1-like isoform X4, translated as MYALSQAQPSPLKIHEAKIVSSLRTAISLKSDFFSPNTAAAAVTTTARRRSSTSDPQIYVRSSGGATLPERRRLSGAAMATSNVDGTDDRIARIASTIRVIPDFPKPGIMFQDITTLLLDHKAFKDTIDLFVERYKDQNISVIAGEVISEEYSLEYGTDTMEMHVGAVQPGERAVIVDDLIATGGTLNAAIRLLGRVGVTVVECACVIELKELKGREKLGDKALFVLVSEET; from the exons ATGTACGCTCTCTCTCAGGCTCAGCCGTCGCCCCTCAAAATCCACGAGGCTAAAATAGTCTCGTCGCTGCGCACTGCCATTTCCCTCAAATCAGATTTCTTCTCACCTAAcactgcagcagcagcagtcacTACCACTGCGCGGAGGAGGAGCAGCACAAGCGATCCGCAGATCTACGTTCGGTCTTCTGGTGGCGCAACCCTACCGGAACGGCGGCGACTGAGCGGAGCAGCCATGGCCACATCGAACGTCGACGGCACCGACGACCGCATTGCTCGGATCGCCTCCACCATTCGGGTCATACCCGATTTCCCCAAACCTG GGATTATGTTTCAGGATATAACGACGTTGTTGCTTGATCATAAGGCGTTCAAGGATACCATCGATTTGTTTGTTGAGAGATATAAAGATCAAAACATCAGTGTTATTGCGG GGGAGGTAATATCAGAAGAGTACTCTTTGGAGTACGGAACCGACACGATGGAGATGCATGTTGGAGCTGTGCAACCTGGGGAACGTGCAGTTATAGTGGATGATCTCATTGCTACAGGGGGTACCTTAAATGCTGCAATACGCTTGCTTG GACGTGTTGGGGTCACTGTGGTTGAGTGCGCCTGTGTTattgaattgaaagaactgaag GGTCGGGAGAAATTAGGGGACAAAGCGCTGTTTGTTCTTGTGAGCGAGGAGACTTGA
- the LOC130998626 gene encoding adenine phosphoribosyltransferase 1-like isoform X1, protein MYALSQAQPSPLKIHEAKIVSSLRTAISLKSDFFSPNTAAAAVTTTARRRSSTSDPQIYVRSSGGATLPERRRLSGAAMATSNVDGTDDRIARIASTIRVIPDFPKPGIMFQDITTLLLDHKAFKDTIDLFVERYKDQNISVIAGIEARGFIFGPPIALAIGAKFVPMRKPKKLPGEVISEEYSLEYGTDTMEMHVGAVQPGERAVIVDDLIATGGTLNAAIRLLGRVGVTVVECACVIELKELKVYITPLQTKVTCIFIPFALLRCLPN, encoded by the exons ATGTACGCTCTCTCTCAGGCTCAGCCGTCGCCCCTCAAAATCCACGAGGCTAAAATAGTCTCGTCGCTGCGCACTGCCATTTCCCTCAAATCAGATTTCTTCTCACCTAAcactgcagcagcagcagtcacTACCACTGCGCGGAGGAGGAGCAGCACAAGCGATCCGCAGATCTACGTTCGGTCTTCTGGTGGCGCAACCCTACCGGAACGGCGGCGACTGAGCGGAGCAGCCATGGCCACATCGAACGTCGACGGCACCGACGACCGCATTGCTCGGATCGCCTCCACCATTCGGGTCATACCCGATTTCCCCAAACCTG GGATTATGTTTCAGGATATAACGACGTTGTTGCTTGATCATAAGGCGTTCAAGGATACCATCGATTTGTTTGTTGAGAGATATAAAGATCAAAACATCAGTGTTATTGCGG GCATTGAAGCAAGGGGTTTTATATTCGGTCCTCCAATTGCATTGGCTATTGGTGCAAAATTTGTTCCAATGAGAAAGCCCAAAAAACTACCTG GGGAGGTAATATCAGAAGAGTACTCTTTGGAGTACGGAACCGACACGATGGAGATGCATGTTGGAGCTGTGCAACCTGGGGAACGTGCAGTTATAGTGGATGATCTCATTGCTACAGGGGGTACCTTAAATGCTGCAATACGCTTGCTTG GACGTGTTGGGGTCACTGTGGTTGAGTGCGCCTGTGTTattgaattgaaagaactgaaggTATATATAACTCCTCTCCAAACTAAGGTGACATGTATTTTTATTCCTTTTGCATTGTTAAGGTGTTTGCCAAATTGA
- the LOC130998626 gene encoding adenine phosphoribosyltransferase 1-like isoform X3: MYALSQAQPSPLKIHEAKIVSSLRTAISLKSDFFSPNTAAAAVTTTARRRSSTSDPQIYVRSSGGATLPERRRLSGAAMATSNVDGTDDRIARIASTIRVIPDFPKPGIMFQDITTLLLDHKAFKDTIDLFVERYKDQNISVIAGEVISEEYSLEYGTDTMEMHVGAVQPGERAVIVDDLIATGGTLNAAIRLLGRVGVTVVECACVIELKELKVYITPLQTKVTCIFIPFALLRCLPN, translated from the exons ATGTACGCTCTCTCTCAGGCTCAGCCGTCGCCCCTCAAAATCCACGAGGCTAAAATAGTCTCGTCGCTGCGCACTGCCATTTCCCTCAAATCAGATTTCTTCTCACCTAAcactgcagcagcagcagtcacTACCACTGCGCGGAGGAGGAGCAGCACAAGCGATCCGCAGATCTACGTTCGGTCTTCTGGTGGCGCAACCCTACCGGAACGGCGGCGACTGAGCGGAGCAGCCATGGCCACATCGAACGTCGACGGCACCGACGACCGCATTGCTCGGATCGCCTCCACCATTCGGGTCATACCCGATTTCCCCAAACCTG GGATTATGTTTCAGGATATAACGACGTTGTTGCTTGATCATAAGGCGTTCAAGGATACCATCGATTTGTTTGTTGAGAGATATAAAGATCAAAACATCAGTGTTATTGCGG GGGAGGTAATATCAGAAGAGTACTCTTTGGAGTACGGAACCGACACGATGGAGATGCATGTTGGAGCTGTGCAACCTGGGGAACGTGCAGTTATAGTGGATGATCTCATTGCTACAGGGGGTACCTTAAATGCTGCAATACGCTTGCTTG GACGTGTTGGGGTCACTGTGGTTGAGTGCGCCTGTGTTattgaattgaaagaactgaaggTATATATAACTCCTCTCCAAACTAAGGTGACATGTATTTTTATTCCTTTTGCATTGTTAAGGTGTTTGCCAAATTGA
- the LOC130998626 gene encoding adenine phosphoribosyltransferase 1-like isoform X2, with amino-acid sequence MYALSQAQPSPLKIHEAKIVSSLRTAISLKSDFFSPNTAAAAVTTTARRRSSTSDPQIYVRSSGGATLPERRRLSGAAMATSNVDGTDDRIARIASTIRVIPDFPKPGIMFQDITTLLLDHKAFKDTIDLFVERYKDQNISVIAGIEARGFIFGPPIALAIGAKFVPMRKPKKLPGEVISEEYSLEYGTDTMEMHVGAVQPGERAVIVDDLIATGGTLNAAIRLLGRVGVTVVECACVIELKELKGREKLGDKALFVLVSEET; translated from the exons ATGTACGCTCTCTCTCAGGCTCAGCCGTCGCCCCTCAAAATCCACGAGGCTAAAATAGTCTCGTCGCTGCGCACTGCCATTTCCCTCAAATCAGATTTCTTCTCACCTAAcactgcagcagcagcagtcacTACCACTGCGCGGAGGAGGAGCAGCACAAGCGATCCGCAGATCTACGTTCGGTCTTCTGGTGGCGCAACCCTACCGGAACGGCGGCGACTGAGCGGAGCAGCCATGGCCACATCGAACGTCGACGGCACCGACGACCGCATTGCTCGGATCGCCTCCACCATTCGGGTCATACCCGATTTCCCCAAACCTG GGATTATGTTTCAGGATATAACGACGTTGTTGCTTGATCATAAGGCGTTCAAGGATACCATCGATTTGTTTGTTGAGAGATATAAAGATCAAAACATCAGTGTTATTGCGG GCATTGAAGCAAGGGGTTTTATATTCGGTCCTCCAATTGCATTGGCTATTGGTGCAAAATTTGTTCCAATGAGAAAGCCCAAAAAACTACCTG GGGAGGTAATATCAGAAGAGTACTCTTTGGAGTACGGAACCGACACGATGGAGATGCATGTTGGAGCTGTGCAACCTGGGGAACGTGCAGTTATAGTGGATGATCTCATTGCTACAGGGGGTACCTTAAATGCTGCAATACGCTTGCTTG GACGTGTTGGGGTCACTGTGGTTGAGTGCGCCTGTGTTattgaattgaaagaactgaag GGTCGGGAGAAATTAGGGGACAAAGCGCTGTTTGTTCTTGTGAGCGAGGAGACTTGA
- the LOC131010689 gene encoding AAA-ATPase At2g46620-like — protein KLDLENFLKSRQYYHRLGRVWKRSYLLYGPAGTGKSTFIAAMAKFLSYDVYEINLHKVRNDADLKYLLLQTTKKSLLVIKDHDRHLEDKSPALSLSGVLNFMDGIFSCCGEERVMVFTINSKENICASILRPGRIGVHINFPLCDFTAFKNRSRRNLAVFAKKPCTFGWGGAHHKQRISLTAFKRGGILHPCFGNSGRSMRLDRI, from the coding sequence AAATTGGATTTAGAGAATTTTTTGAAATCCAGGCAGTATTACCACCGATTAGGCCGCGTTTGGAAGCGAAGCTACCTGCTGTACGGGCCGGCGGGGACCGGCAAATCCACGTTCATAGCTGCGATGGCGAAATTTCTGAGCTACGACGTCTACGAGATCAATCTGCACAAGGTGAGAAACGACGCTGATTTGAAGTACCTCCTCCTCCAAACGACGAAGAAGTCGTTGCTCGTGATCAAAGATCACGACCGTCATTTAGAGGATAAATCGCCAGCACTGAGCTTATCCGGAGTCCTCAACTTCATGGATGGAATATTCTCCTGCTGCGGCGAGGAGAGAGTCATGGTCTTCACCATAAACAGCAAGGAAAACATCTGCGCGTCGATCCTACGCCCCGGGAGAATCGGCGTCCACATCAACTTCCCCCTCTGCGATTTCACCGCTTTCAAAAATCGGAGCCGTCGGAATCTAGCTGTATTTGCAAAGAAACCCTGCACATTTGGTTGGGGTGGGGCCCACCACAAACAAAGAATAAGTTTAACAGCGTTTAAACGCGGGGGCATTCTGCACCCTTGTTTCGGGAATTCAGGGAGGTCAATGCGCCTTGACCGAATATAG